Proteins encoded within one genomic window of Dyadobacter chenhuakuii:
- the cysS gene encoding cysteine--tRNA ligase: MTAQTFQPLRIFNTLTRKKDVFVPIAPPYVGMYVCGPTVYNNVHLGNIRTFLSFDILYRYLTHIGYKVRYVRNITDVGHLVGDGDAGEDKIGKMAKLQKLEPMEIVQRYTNDFHDVSAIFNLIPPSIEPTATGHLIEQIEAVKTLIEKGAAYESNGSVYFDINKYQADGNEYGKLSGRIIEDLLNETRELDGQSEKRNPLDFALWKRASPEHIMQWDSPWGMGFPGWHLECTCMSAKYLGKQFDIHGGGMDLKFPHHECEIAQGKSLTNEEPVRYWMHTNMLTVNGQKMSKSLNNSFLPAELFSGNHDLLEQAYSPMTVRFFMLQSQYRSTLDFSNEALKAAHKGYKKLANGLRNAKLLSYMPEEGVSPDEIKKIEIEKAIDGFYGAMNDDLNTAVAFANLFNMLKYINMLNMGQLKSAALGEETFNALKNNFVTFFEDVLGLKEELNEGYAILDGMLKLYKEYKLSMNYEKVDEIRSYFKNQGLVIRDSKTRIDWAYEE; this comes from the coding sequence ATGACCGCGCAAACTTTTCAGCCGCTTAGAATATTCAATACATTGACCCGTAAAAAGGATGTATTTGTTCCTATTGCCCCTCCCTATGTCGGCATGTATGTCTGTGGTCCAACGGTTTATAATAATGTACACTTAGGAAATATCCGCACGTTTTTGTCTTTCGACATCCTGTACCGTTACCTCACGCATATTGGCTACAAAGTGCGCTATGTGCGCAACATTACGGACGTAGGCCACCTGGTGGGCGATGGGGACGCGGGTGAAGATAAAATTGGCAAAATGGCCAAGCTCCAAAAGCTTGAACCGATGGAGATCGTGCAACGCTATACCAATGATTTTCACGATGTTTCGGCCATTTTCAATTTAATTCCACCCAGCATTGAGCCTACTGCAACGGGACATTTGATCGAGCAGATTGAGGCGGTGAAAACTTTGATAGAAAAAGGCGCGGCTTACGAGTCGAATGGCTCTGTGTATTTTGATATCAATAAATATCAGGCAGACGGCAATGAATATGGCAAGCTTTCAGGCCGCATTATTGAAGATCTTTTAAACGAAACCCGCGAGCTGGACGGACAATCTGAAAAACGTAATCCGCTTGATTTTGCACTTTGGAAAAGGGCGAGCCCTGAGCACATTATGCAATGGGATTCTCCCTGGGGTATGGGATTTCCGGGATGGCATTTGGAATGTACTTGCATGAGTGCCAAATATTTAGGAAAGCAATTTGACATTCACGGTGGCGGCATGGATTTGAAATTCCCGCACCACGAATGCGAGATCGCGCAAGGGAAATCGCTTACCAATGAAGAGCCGGTGCGTTACTGGATGCACACAAATATGCTGACAGTGAACGGACAAAAAATGTCCAAATCGCTCAATAACTCGTTTTTGCCTGCCGAGCTTTTCTCCGGAAACCACGATTTGCTAGAACAAGCTTACAGTCCCATGACCGTGCGGTTCTTCATGCTGCAAAGCCAATATCGCAGCACGCTCGATTTTTCCAATGAAGCATTAAAGGCAGCGCATAAGGGTTACAAAAAGCTCGCTAACGGACTCAGAAACGCAAAATTGCTTTCCTATATGCCGGAAGAAGGCGTGAGCCCGGACGAGATCAAGAAAATTGAGATCGAGAAAGCCATTGACGGATTTTATGGTGCGATGAATGATGACCTGAACACGGCCGTTGCATTTGCGAACCTGTTTAATATGTTGAAATACATTAATATGCTCAATATGGGCCAGCTGAAATCAGCGGCGCTGGGCGAGGAAACATTCAATGCTTTGAAAAACAACTTCGTCACTTTTTTCGAAGATGTTTTGGGATTGAAAGAAGAGCTGAACGAAGGTTATGCCATTCTGGACGGCATGTTGAAGCTTTACAAGGAATATAAATTATCCATGAACTACGAAAAAGTAGACGAAATCCGTTCTTATTTCAAAAACCAGGGACTGGTGATCCGCGATTCCAAAACACGGATCGATTGGGCTTACGAAGAGTAA
- a CDS encoding M28 family peptidase codes for MKKLTLLLFVFVLAYGCKTKDSSEQAAEQAPALVKSPAFSEDSAYKFVQKQVDFGPRVPNTKQHDACAAYLAATLKGYGLDVIEQKFKAKTYDNQTLNSTNIIGSFNPKAQKRILLAAHWDSRPFSDQDSLVKNKPVLAANDGASGVGILLEVARVLSTQNPSPEIGVDIIFFDAEDWGNSEVATDEYSGFCLGSQYWAANKHIPNYTAHFGILLDMAGAKGATFFKEGYSVQMAERFVNTVWNTASRIGYSNFFINERGGAITDDHVAVNKIAKIPMIDIIHTKPNNMSKTFFDQWHTNDDTMEHIDPKTLKAVGQTLMQVIYQEAADQPL; via the coding sequence ATGAAAAAGTTAACATTGTTATTGTTTGTCTTCGTGCTGGCCTACGGCTGCAAAACCAAAGACAGTTCCGAACAAGCCGCCGAGCAAGCGCCCGCCCTTGTCAAAAGCCCAGCATTCAGTGAAGATTCAGCTTATAAGTTTGTGCAGAAGCAAGTTGACTTTGGCCCCAGGGTTCCTAATACGAAGCAACACGATGCTTGCGCAGCTTATTTGGCGGCAACACTTAAAGGTTACGGTCTGGATGTTATTGAACAAAAATTCAAAGCAAAAACTTACGATAACCAAACGCTCAACTCGACTAACATTATCGGCAGCTTTAACCCAAAAGCGCAGAAACGGATTCTGCTGGCCGCGCACTGGGATTCACGGCCTTTTTCTGATCAGGATTCTTTGGTTAAAAACAAACCCGTACTGGCAGCAAATGATGGCGCAAGCGGCGTTGGAATTTTGCTGGAAGTTGCCCGCGTGCTTTCTACGCAAAATCCATCTCCTGAAATTGGCGTTGACATTATATTTTTTGATGCAGAAGATTGGGGGAATTCGGAAGTTGCAACTGATGAATACAGCGGCTTTTGCTTAGGTTCCCAATATTGGGCAGCCAACAAACACATTCCAAATTACACCGCTCATTTCGGGATTTTGCTCGATATGGCTGGTGCGAAAGGTGCCACATTCTTTAAGGAAGGCTATTCTGTACAAATGGCTGAGCGCTTTGTAAATACGGTTTGGAATACCGCAAGCAGAATTGGATACAGCAATTTCTTTATCAACGAAAGAGGCGGTGCAATTACAGACGACCACGTGGCGGTTAACAAAATTGCAAAAATCCCGATGATCGACATCATTCATACCAAGCCAAATAACATGTCGAAAACATTCTTTGACCAATGGCACACGAATGATGACACGATGGAACACATTGATCCTAAGACATTAAAGGCGGTCGGGCAGACATTGATGCAGGTGATTTATCAGGAAGCAGCTGATCAGCCTTTGTAG